In the Podospora bellae-mahoneyi strain CBS 112042 chromosome 4, whole genome shotgun sequence genome, one interval contains:
- a CDS encoding hypothetical protein (EggNog:ENOG503NZ8C; COG:M; antiSMASH:Cluster_8), producing the protein MEPASAVGLVASIIQLIDITIKVKNYLKDVKNADAERANFSKHASAMVAMLTGLKCLMEEVEQTDPWFSALKGLDVKGGVFNLLREEMEELALRLEVEREGGLKGKLTWKLNRKEMDGLMNRIERCKGVVSVALLGDHSKLLLAISTDLICVKEGVDGIKERINNLKVDMTNVKDGVKGLTDSAASQRSDEQMQKICDWLSPLDFASKHQDALRRLEPGTGEWFLSDATFKLWLDGNERVLWCPGIPGAGKTTLASLLISFLETSTSGTNTPILYLYCNYKERSQQSVQNMMGSLLKQLIQHTGVIDEDILKVFKDEKPVRLEAIIRFLQNKVMGFSLVYIIVDALDECADTEETQSRLASDLHNLPKHVKLLFTSRYTIGVEEDLGPVPRLEIRASDEDIKRYIEGRVRSEHSRLQKHIRTDGELLEEIIDKVVGNCKGMFLMAQLHMNELTRKPTRRELRKALDVLPAKLDETYDQAMERIKSQDAGDASLAHQVLGWISTTLRPLTIEELQHALAVMPGDQDLDPEGLHDPELFVAICAGLVTLEEESGYVRLVHFTTQEYFERLHLQLFPDAPSMIATACLTYMMFDPFVQRYCADGEELDLRLDTYPFLAYAADYWRDHVQYEMEAPVKELLWEFVDNILAFMTAEQAATLTGKMSGYSELGHSTEYRLFPPNWARLHVVASMGLVEFAAGLLEQGADVNVRGPDGITPLFSAVEWDREEMVVFLLNSGATASVFAKSGGKDPMTPLEMAIKLNNEAAAEMLFNAERTWHRHLLNSGLFYATVNGNLRLMQACIERGADINAYVRVAEGSVLYHVVGENRKDLVVLLLDLGATVSPSDNNHSVLHEASAKGHTEILQILLDRGALVNVVDWRGHSPLHDAAAHGRLETCKALVQSGIDINFACRRDQGHYGCPGGQTALQAACSNGFADICRLLLDNGACLGSHAKTTIELAAKAGDVAVVELLLESSVDPLTTDDAVCAVLKSAATAGNIVMIRAMLARRDSITPDAREQAAREAASRADLEMLRVLFSGDNAQDNGEKWLATAHFVQALGLGDEGEMRIWLNRGADLNHKVKPALPRDPYFPSPNYLLPRCHDNEESGSYISTMHLAVGHGSPQILDLLLEKGGDINARNYLGETPLHWATYHECHSDMASMILYRGALVDSRCQRGLTPLHVAVLRRNYRGIELLLDAGADIEAKDHDGDTALKMLASFRPWPYLNYSVLHKGGQFKWVEGHIDEPNGLASNSAGLDILLKRGAKTDVLQPLVSLLEWPNAANYQAMEQVCRRLADEGFDFTLPTRKGIPAVYHAAKSCPTEVLQVILQQGAKVDEKFNGLTALHLAAKRFSHAKVNILLQFGACAESRDSKGNTPLFKVVTKSDRLSWGCSPPNTAEGIIDMLVAHGADLHTLCGVKKAPVLHYAAFMGDLTIVRYLICKGARTDVTDRDGRTALDWAKDNKQEAMVYLLARLSRDQQLQVNRHAQMGRY; encoded by the exons ATGGAGCCCGCATCTGCCGTCGGCCTCGTGGCGTCCATCATCCAGCTCATTGACATAACAATCAAGGTCAAAAACTACCTCAAAGATGTCAAAAACGCGGATGCCGAGCGGGCCAACTTTTCTAAGCATGCCTCCGCCATGGTCGCCATGCTCACAGGCCTAAAATgtttgatggaggaggtggagcaAACAGACCCATGGTTCAGCGCGCTCAAGGGACTGGACGTGAAGGGTGGCGTTTTCAATCTTTTGAGAGAGGAAATGGAAGAGCTCGCGTTGAGGTTGGAAGtggaaagggagggaggattgAAGGGCAAGCTGACCTGGAAATTAAACAGGAAAGAGATGGATGGCTTGATGAACCGGATCGAAAGGTGTAAAGGTGTTGTCTCGGTAGCACTTTTGGGCGATCACTC GAAGCTCCTGTTGGCCATCAGCACGGATTTGATCTGTGTAAAAGAAGGTGTAGACGGCATCAAAGAGCGCATTAACAACCTCAAGGTGGACATGACCAATGTGAAGGATGGAGTAAAGGGCCTGACAGATAGTGCTGCAAGCCAACGATCAG ACGAACAAATGCAAAAGATATGCGACTGGCTCTCCCCACTCGATTTTGCATCCAAACATCAGGACGCCCTAAGGCGCCTCGAACCCGGCACTGGGGAGTGGTTTCTTTCCGACGCCACGTTTAAGCTATGGCTTGACGGGAATGAAAGAGTGTTGTGGTGTCCTGGGATTC CCGGCGCCGGGAAAACAACACTGGC TTCCTTGCTTATTAGCTTCCTTGAAACTTCGACTAGCGGCACAAACACACCGATTCTATACCTGTACTGCAACTACAAGGAGCGAAGCCAGCAAAGCGTTCAAAATATGATGGGAAGCCTGCTCAAGCAACTTATTCAACACACAGGCGTTATTGATGAAGATATATTAAAGGTTTTCAAGGACGAAAAACCTGTTCGACTTGAAGCCATCATCAGGTTTCTTCAAAACAAAGTAATGGGGTTTTCTTTAGTATACATCATCGTCGATGCGCTCGATGAGTGTGCTGATACCGAAGAAACCCAGAGCAGGTTGGCTTCAGACCTGCACAACTTGCCAAAGCATGTGAAGCTTCTCTTCACATCCCGATACACCATTGGAGTCGAAGAAGACCTGGGCCCAGTTCCAAGACTCGAGATTCGGGCTAGTGACGAAGATATCAAACGATACATTGAAGGTCGCGTCAGAAGTGAGCATAGTCGCTTACAGAAGCATATTCGGACTGATGGAGAACTTTTGGAGGAAATCATCGATAAGGTGGTGGGTAACTGCAAGGGAAT GTTTTTGATGGCTCAACTTCACATGAACGAGCTTACAAGGAAGCCAACCCGACGCGAGCTTCGCAAAGCTCTGGATGTCTTGCCAGCAAAACTGGACGAAACCTATGATCAGGCTATGGAGCGGATCAAGAGCCAAGACGCCGGTGATGCCAGTCTTGCCCACCAAGTTCTGGGATGGATTTCAACGACACTCAGACCACTAACCATTGAGGAGTTACAGCATGCTCTGGCTGTCATGCCTGGAGATCAGGATTTGGACCCCGAAGGCCTCCACGACCCGGAACTTTTCGTTGCAATTTGTGCCGGTTTGGTGAccctggaggaagagagtggTTACGTCCGACTGGTTCACTTCACCACGCAAGAGTATTTTGAGCGCCTCCATTTGCAACTCTTTCCCGATGCTCCTTCAATGATCGCAACGGCATGTTTGACGTACATGATGTTTGACCCATTTGTCCAAAGATACTGCGCAGACGGAGAGGAGCTGGACCTTCGTTTAGACACCTACCCTTTCTTGGCGTATGCTGCAGACTACTGGAGAGACCACGTACAATACGAAATGGAAGCGCCAGTCAAGGAGCTGCTCTGGGAGTTTGTGGACAACATCTTGGCATTCATGACTGCCGAGCAAGCAGCGACATTGACAGGAAAGATGTCAGGCTATTCAGAATTGGGTCATTCAACAGAGTACAGACTTTTTCCTCCAAACTGGGCCAGACTTCACGTAGTAGCTTCGATGGGACTGGTTGAGTTCGCAGCTGGCTTGCTTGAACAAGGTGCCGACGTCAACGTGCGGGGACCAGATGGCATAACGCCTCTGTTTTCGGCCGTAGAGTGGGacagggaggagatggtggtgttctTACTGAATTCAGGTGCCACTGCTTCGGTTTTCGCCAAGTCTGGGGGCAAGGACCCAATGACGCCATTGGAGATGGCGATAAAGCTGAACAATGAGGCAGCGGCGGAGATGTTGTTCAACGCTGAAAGGACCTGGCATCGGCATCTCCTGAACAGCGGGCTTTTCTATGCCACCGTGAATGGCAACTTGAGGTTAATGCAGGCTTGCATCGAGAGAGGAGCAGACATCAACGCATACGTTCGCGTGGCAGAGGGATCGGTTCTTTATCACGTTGTAGGCGAGAACCGTAAAGActtggtggttttgttgttggacCTCGGAGCCACCGTTTCTCCATCAGATAATAACCACTCTGTGCTCCACGAGGCTTCAGCTAAGGGACATACAGAAATCTTGCAGATTCTGCTCGACCGAGGAGCCCTAGTCAACGTTGTTGATTGGCGTGGGCACTCACCTCTTCACGACGCGGCCGCTCACGGACGGCTTGAAACATGTAAAGCTTTGGTTCAAAGCGGAATTGACATCAACTTTGCATGCCGGAGGGATCAGGGTCACTACGGATGTCCAGGAGGGCAGACTGCGCTCCAAGCCGCATGCAGCAATGGATTTGCTGACATTTGCAGACTCCTACTCGACAATGGTGCCTGTCTGGGAAGCCATGCAAAGACAACCATTGAACTGGCAGCGAAAGCAGGGGACGTTGCAGTTGTAGAGCTTCTACTTGAGAGCAGCGTCGACCCTTTGACAACAGACGACGCAGTGTGTGCAGTCTTGAAGTCAGCCGCAACTGCTGGGAATATCGTAATGATCAGGGCTATGCTAGCACGCCGAGATTCGATAACACCTGATGCAAGGGAGCAGGCGGCACGCGAGGCTGCCTCTCGAGCCGATCTCGAGATGTTGCGAGTACTATTTAGTGGCGATAACGCACAGGATAACGGAGAAAAATGGCTTGCAACCGCGCATTTTGTTCAAGCACTGGGTTTGGGCGATGAAGGCGAGATGCGGATCTGGTTGAACAGGGGAGCAGATCTCAACCATAAGGTCAAGCCAGCGTTACCACGAGATCCATATTTCCCCTCACCGAATTATCTATTACCCCGTTGCCATGACAATGAGGAGTCTGGCAGCTACATCTCCACGATGCATTTGGCAGTTGGACATGGAAGTCCGCAAATACTGGATTTGTTACTCGAGAAAGGGGGAGATATCAACGCACGCAATTACCTCGGAGAAACCCCACTGCATTGGGCTACATACCATGAATGCCATAGTGATATGGCTTCCATGATACTATATCGCGGTGCCCTTGTGGATTCTAGGTGCCAACGAGGATTGACACCACTGCACGTTGCAGTACTGCGTAGGAACTACCGGGGTATCGAACTACTTCTTGATGCTGGGGCAGACATCGAAGCCAAGGATCACGATGGCGATACCGCATTGAAGATGCTGGCTTCTTTCCGCCCCTGGCCATATCTCAATTATTCCGTGCTACACAAGGGTGGGCAGTTCAAGTGGGTTGAAGGGCACATCGATGAGCCGAACGGGCTAGCCAGCAACTCCGCGGGGCTCGATATTCTTCTGAAGAGAGGTGCAAAGACTGATGTCCTTCAACCTTTGGTATCATTGCTAGAATGGCCAAATGCTGCAAACTATCAAGCTATGGAGCAAGTTTGTCGTCGATTGGCGGATGAGGGCTTCGACTTTACCCTTCCCACAAGAAAGGGAATTCCTGCAGTGTACCATGCGGCGAAGAGTTGTCCCACAGAAGTTCTTCAAGTCATCCTACAGCAAGGTGCAAAAGTAGACGAGAAGTTTAATGGACTTACGGCCCTTCATCTTGCAGCCAAGAGGTTTTCGCATGCAAAGGTTAATATCCTTCTCCAGTTTGGCGCATGTGCCGAGAGCAGAGACAGCAAGGGAAACACGCCCTTGTTCAAGGTGGTCACCAAGAGCGACCGACTTTCTTGGGGATGCAGTCCACCGAATACAGCGGAAGGAATCATTGACATGTTAGTAGCTCATGGGGCAGATTTACACACTCTCTGTGGTGTAAAGAAAGCGCCGGTGCTGCATTACGCCGCCTTTATGGGGGATTTGACCATTGTGCGCTATCTTATTTGCAAAGGCGCGCGAACTGATGTCACCGACAGAGATGGACGGACTGCTCTGGATTGGGCAAAGGATAATAAGCAGGAGGCCATGGTGTATCTTCTTGCTCGTCTAAGCAGAGACCAGCAACTACAAGTAAACCGTCATGCGCAGATGGGACGATACTAG
- a CDS encoding hypothetical protein (EggNog:ENOG503PC5I; antiSMASH:Cluster_8), producing the protein MFSTLAYFFLQVSDHSSVRMFTLSAIFLALASLAAAEVRNITPHEQYSSSVGVLGCKINTHRVAYWPEAVDCNNICVRVSHQGRSLELLRIDQSGGANDISYDAWNYLGFGKSAIDDPQTGGGIDMDVEFVDADQCKHLLKDSGGKLAFSAPNSMNFLSSCLSDPGSWVARNFAAVNLKDSACHCGFDEVCTIPPPSEGNQPVCPNALGTTGPFRGDSVFNVEFGTGKLVPAPGAGVC; encoded by the coding sequence ATGTTCAGCACTCTCGCTTATTTCTTTCTGCAAGTATCAGATCATTCATCTGTCAGAATGTTCACTCTCTCTGCCATTTTCCTCGCGCTCGCCTCTCTCGCTGCTGCCGAAGTTCGCAACATCACACCTCACGAGCAATACAGCTCCTCGGTCGGCGTTCTTGGTTGCAAGATCAACACCCACCGTGTCGCCTATTGGCCCGAGGCTGTCGACTGCAATAACATCTGTGTCCGCGTAAGCCATCAGGGCCGCTCTCTTGAACTCCTACGCATCGACCAATCCGGCGGCGCCAACGACATCTCCTATGATGCCTGGAACTATCTTGGCTTTGGCAAGAGCGCCATTGATGATCCCCAAACGGGCGGCGGCATTGATATGGACGTTGAGTTCGTCGATGCCGATCAATGCAAGCACCTTCTCAAGGATAGTGGCGGCAAGCTTGCTTTCTCGGCCCCCAACAGCATGAACTTTCTCAGCTCATGCCTGTCTGACCCCGGATCGTGGGTCGCCCGCAACTTTGCTGCTGTCAATCTCAAAGACTCCGCATGCCACTGCGGCTTTGATGAGGTGTGCACcattccccctcccagcgAGGGAAACCAGCCTGTTTGCCCCAACGCCCTGGGCACGACCGGCCCCTTCAGAGGGGATTCTGTCTTTAACGTTGAGTTCGGTACTGGCAAGCTTGTTCCTGCCCCAGGCGCCGGAGTGTGCTAA
- a CDS encoding hypothetical protein (SMCOG1079:oxidoreductase; EggNog:ENOG503NYVD; antiSMASH:Cluster_8; COG:G; COG:Q): protein MAPIKAAIIGLSASAKSAWASRAHLPYLFSPLGRSKFEVVALLNSSTEAARAAIKAYNLPASTKAYGTPEDLAADPEVELVITNTRVDKHLETALPSVIAGKDVYIEWPLAANTIEARTLADAVKQHGGLGIVGLQGPLGPLPKKLREVISSGRIGEVLSSELRANGGIDGRGVIPASLSYFTERKVGGYVYTIGFAHQFDLVQSVLGDYKTGPDAPQGFLQIQRPQIKVIGEDKTVVETVTSDTPDLIFVHGYVDSGASLHFRFRVDPPFPSDPALVWTIAGTKGEIRVLAPSSTFIHIGNAADPQKFEVHDFETDTVDEVEWDFEDWQKELNFQARNIGAIYEDYYEVKRNGKQKTFVSFDDALKRHEQLEDILANGLKQ, encoded by the exons ATGGCCCCCATCAAAGCTGCCATCATTGGCCTCTCAGCCTCTGCCAAAAGCGCTTGGGCTTCCCGTGCACACCTTCCGTATCTCTTCTCACCATTGGGCCGCTCCAAGTTTGAAGTTGTTGCCCTCCTCAACTCGTCAACCGAGGCCGCCCGCGCGGCGATTAAAGCATACAACCTGCCCGCTTCTACCAAGGCATACGGTACGCCCGAGGACCTGGCTGCTGACCCGGAAGTTGAgctcgtcatcaccaacacccggGTCGACAAGCACCTCGAGACTGCTCTTCCCTCTGTCATCGCTGGCAAGGATGTCTACATTGAGTGGCCTCTTGCTGCTAACACCATCGAAGCTAGGACTTTGGCCGACGCGGTGAAGCAGCATGGTGGCTTAGGCATCGTAGGTTTGCAGGGGCCTCTGGGCCCCCTACCAAAAAAGCTCAGAGAGGTCATCTCTAGTGGCAGGATCGGAGAGGTCTTGAGCTCGGAGCTCAGGGCTAACGGCGGAATTGATGGGCGGGGTGTTATTCCAGCTTCGCTGTCGTATTTTACCGAGAGAAAGGTTGGGGGATACGTCTACACTATTGGATTTGCGCACC AGTTTGATCTTGTTCAATCCGTCCTTGGAGATTACAAGACCGGCCCCGACGCACCACAGGGTTTCCTGCAGATCCAGCGGCCCCAAATCAAAGTCATTGGCGAGGACAAGACTGTGGTGGAAACTGTCACTTCCGACACGCCCGATCTCATCTTTGTGCACGGCTATGTCGATTCGGGCGCCAGCTTGCACTTCAGGTTTCGCGTTGACCCGCCTTTCCCTTCTGACCCTGCTCTGGTTTGGACCATTGCGGGAACCAAGGGTGAGATTAGGGTTTTGGCACCGAGCTCGACATTCATCCACATTGGCAATGCCGCTGATCCTCAGAAGTTCGAGGTTCATGACTTTGAGACGGATACGGTTGACGAGGTGGAATGGGACTTTGAAGATTGGCAGAAGGAACTGAACTTCCAGGCAAGGAACATTGGAGCTATTTATGAGGATTACTACGAGGTGAAGAGGAATGGCAAACAGAAGACGTTTGTAAGCTTTGACGATGCGCTGAAACGTCACGAGCAGCTGGAGGATATTTTGGCAAATGGTTTGAAGCAGTGA
- a CDS encoding hypothetical protein (EggNog:ENOG503PY0M; antiSMASH:Cluster_8), giving the protein MEKNNTPQTGHDGLIHIPNHPPNAAERNSTTYPEVIHVPQSQSSILSGRLSPSQQQENESNLPEVTTEQPPLHLEKTYPEVATQEHQHHRPPQQSRSPPPSTVQYFQAHQQQSPSPVPTPAPTQTTYTAGQGTIIPEPRPSGVHSLGDAWSINSAEDVERVPQIGYIPGAGGGGGGGSGPRNGHSRNPSDPDRSFPRARSRSFGKKPLVRRSIFWVLVLLVAIIIALAGVLGAVATGKIKTSGTAESEPVVHPDDGGGFTLSTATTASGKTVSLSCPSADGLDYTVTVDNQQKVFRRQCGANYAGGDGVLGLVKGDVLSLADCLDRCAKEEKCAGAVFIPMANPDPQCWLKEFLGVKRDGQDMESGVLWQ; this is encoded by the exons ATGGAGAAAAACAACACACCACAAACCGGCCACGACGGGCTCATCCACATCCCCAACCATCCACCAAACGCCGCCGAGCGAAACTCGACAACCTACCCTGAAGTCATCCATGTTCCACAGTCCCaatcctccatcctctccggcCGTTtgtcaccatcacaacaGCAAGAAAACGAGAGCAACCTCCCCGAGGTCACCACCGAGCAGCCGCCGCTTCACCTCGAAAAGACCTACCCCGAGGTAGCCACACAGgaacaccaacaccaccgccccccacAGCAGTCGAGATCCCCACCGCCATCTACAGTCCAGTATTTCCAAGCACATCAGCAACAAAGCCCAAGTCCGGTCCCAACTCCAGCACCCACGCAGACGACATACACCGCCGGGCAGGGGACGATAATACCCGAGCCGAGACCATCAGGTGTTCACTCGCTAGGAGACGCGTGGAGCATCAACAGCGCGGAGGATGTAGAGCGGGTTCCACAAATAGGATACATTCCCggagctggcggcggcggcggcggtgggagCGGGCCGAGGAACGGACACAGCCGGAACCCGTCGGATCCGGACAGGTCATTTCCCCGTGCGCGCAGCAGGAGTTTTGGGAAGAAGCCtctggtgaggaggtcgatATTctgggtgctggtgctgcttgtGGCTATTATCATTGCTTTGGCGGGTGTGCTGGGGGCGGTGGCAACGGGGAAGATAAAAACCTCTGGTACGGCAGAGAG CGAGCCAGTGGTTCATcctgatgatggaggggggttcACACTGTCGACGGCCACCACCGCGTCGGGGAAGACAGTTTCGCTTTCTTGCCCTTCGGCGGATGGACTTGATTACACGGTTACCGTTGATAATCAACAAAAGGTGTTTAGACGGCAGTGCGGGGCTAACTatgctggcggtgatggcgtgTTGGGTTTGGTAAAGGGCGACGTGCTGAGTTTGGCGGATTGCTTAGATCGTTGcgccaaggaggagaagtgtgctggtgctgtGTTCATTCCGATGGCCAATCCGGATCCGCAGTGTTGGTTGAAGGAGTTTTTGGGTGTCAAGAGAGATGGCCAGGATATGGAGAGTGGAGTTCTGTGGCAGTAA